A window of Chiloscyllium plagiosum isolate BGI_BamShark_2017 chromosome 25, ASM401019v2, whole genome shotgun sequence genomic DNA:
ATCAACCGGTGTTTCGGTCATTTTGACAGGTTCTAGAGTGTATTCCCTGTGGACCTGGAAGAGAAAGTTCCTGTCAGTTTCTCACAGTGAGCTCAGCCCAGAGGCTGTGTATTTCTCCACAAACTGGGGGACAGTGAGTGAGCAGGGGAGAGATATGTGATTGGAGCCAGCATCCAGGACCCCAACAAAATGCTCTGGGAATAAGGGTTTAAGGGTTCAAAACCCAAGATAGAAAGTGGTGGAATTTAGATATCACAAATaactctggaattgaaagctagtagTCTGTAGTGACAACCATCACCGATTGTAAAAAccccatctcgttcactaatgcccattagggatggaaatctgccatccttacccagtctggcctacacgtttCACCACTGCTTTCCTCCCTCCTTCTCTTCTCTTGTTTTTGTTCACTCAGGGGGATgcagcatcactggctgggtccagCAGTTAttaccccgtccctagttgcccccttgagaaggtgggggtgagctgccttcttgaatcgctgcagtccatgtgctgtgggttgacccacaataccttgagggagggaattccaggattttgacccaatgacagtgaaggaatggtgagatatttccaagtcagggtggtgagtggcttgcaggggaacttggtcccatgtatctgctgcccttgtccttctagatggaagtggtcgtgggtttggaaggtgctgtctgagcacacttggtgaatttctgcagtgcatcttgtagatggtacacactgctgctgctgaacgatggagggaggggatgtttgtgaatgtggtgccaatcaagtgggggctgctttatcttggatggtgttaaacttcttgagtgttgtaggaGCTACACCTACTTGTCCCTTTCTCGTTACAATCTCCCTCTTTCCTCTCCACCTCCCCCTTCTGCCTCTGttactccatctctctccccctcctcaTTCCCTCTCACTTCCTTTACCTTTCCCCGTatcctcccccctcaccccctccTGGAGCAACAGGTTTCAGGATGATACTTACTGATGAACTGGTGGATAATCTCTTGACAACCAGGCCCTGGGGACTGGAGCTAGTTCCTGGGGTAGATGGAAGACGAGGAGGGAGTCGTGTGAAAGTGGAGCCAATTCCCTGTGATAGAAAAAACAGAAAGCTCAAAGAAGGATCCTCAAATCCAAAACAAACCACCAGCCTTTCCTGTAGTCATATCATCCCTTGTTTTTCTGGTGTCGTCACCATCCCTTCACCCTTCACCTACCAGCCCCATTACACCATCAACCCCTGTCCAAACCTTCCCCATCCCCCCCCTCCCGCTCCCCACCCCCCCTNNNNNNNNNNNNNNNNNNNNNNNNNNNNNNNNNNNNNNNNNNNNNNNNNNNNNNNNNNNNNNNNNNNNNNNNNNNNNNNNNNNNNNNNCCCATCCCCTTCCTCCCGCTCCCCATCCAATCCTCACACAGCCCCCAGGCCCAGCCTGTGTTCACACAGCCCCCAGGCCCAGCCTGTGTTCACACAGCCCCCAGGCCCAGCCTGTGTTTACACAGCCCCCAGGCCCAGCCTGTGTTTACACAGTCCCCAGGCCCAGTCTGTGTTTACACAGTTCCCTGGTCCAGCCTGTGTTTACACAGTCCCCAAGCCCAGCCTGTGTTTCCACAGTTCCCTGGTCCAGCCTATGTTTACACAGTCCCCATGTCCAGCCTGTGTTTACACAGTCCTTTACACAGTCCCCATGTCCAGCCTGTGTTTACACAGTCCCCATGTCCAGCCTGTGTTTACACAGCCCACCCAGTCCAGCTTGTGTTTATATAGTTCCCTGGTCCAACCTGTGTTTACACAGTCCCTGTGTCCAGCTTGTGTTTATACAGCCCCCAGGTCCAGCCTGTTTTTACACAGCCCCCGGTCCAGCCTGTGTTTACGCAGTCCCCAGGCCCAGCCTGTGTTTATGCAGTCCCCAGGCCCAGCCTGTATTTACACGGTTCCTAGGTCcagcctgtgtttacactgtccCCTGGCCCAGCTTGTGTTTACACTGTCCCCTGGCCCAGCCTGTATTTATTCAGTCCCTGGTTGTCAATTTCCTGGTCACCTCTGCACACAGGCCCCTACCTCCCCAGTCGATAGTAATTTGCTAATTTAATTCAGAATGATGCTGTTGTTTGAACTCACCGATTTTCTCGCGAGGCTGCGAGCTCTGTCAGTTCGAGAGGAATGAAATGGAGAGAGTGGAAAGCATCGACTTTGGCAGGTGAAATGCTCCTTAATTTGTGAGAGACAGACAGGAGGAGGCGGAGGATCGAGGGAGCGATACAGAGAGAGTCATATAAAgagaggtgagaggagagatagagagaggccGGGAGAGGAAGAGAGGTGCTATAGTTTATTCTTCTTAATACAAATAAGTTGAGACAATTATCTAAACATCTTACGCAATCATGAAAAGTTGTTCATTATTTTATACGTTACCCATGTGCCCAGTATGCTACGTTTGCTGACAGGGGTTTCATGGTGTTCTTTGCCAGGCAGGACAGTTAATCTCTCGACTGGAGTGTGAGGCCTGTTATTTCTGGAATATCGACTGGGTAATGTCACACTCGAACCCTCAAAATGCAGCTCCTCTCGAGGTATCACTGTCATCCTTTCAAACGGTGTTGAGGATCTTTCCTGTCTCCTGAGTGGACTCTGAGCTTTGTTTAAGAAGAAACTGTAATGTTCCTCTGAGGGCAGGATGTCAAATTGATCGGAAGGAGTTTGTGGCCTTGAGTATGACCGGCTGAGTGTTTGTGCTCGGGCCCGTGCTGAGATGTAATATTCTCCAGGCTGCTCCTCTGTTGGGAGCAGGCTAATGCTCACTGGCAAACTGTGAGGCCCCATGAACTGTCCTGGAATCGGAAGGTAGCTACTTCTCACAACAGGAGCTGTCTGTGGGGTCGGGAGGATATCAATCCTTCCAACGGGAGTGTGAGGTCTGCTCAATGTCCTGCTGCTCCTCGGGGGTAAGGCCATATCTTCTTGGGATCTCTCTGAGGGAGACTGGGTCCTTTGTGAAGATCTTGGGAATGGGACAGGGGGTTTTCCAGAGATTGGGGAACTCTGTGACGCTGGGGCCTTATCCATTGGCCTCTGGGAAGTTCTCTCAGGTGGAGTTTCATTACAACGGCGGCTGTGTAGACCCTCCATGAGGATCACATATTGATCATCCGGAGTGTGTGATCGTCTGAGAACATGGTATCTCGGAGTGTCTGATGTCACAGGTAGGGAGTTGGAACGCAGTGATTTGATGGATCTGCTGCTGATCAGGTCTGGGCTGTTGGATGGGAGGACTGAGCTCTGTTGGAACCTGAGCGGTGAATCAGATTCAGGTTGCAATCCCTTGCCCTGTTCCTCGTTGAGATAGTGACCCCTGGGGCTTTGCTGCCTGACCCCTGAACCGAGACTGACCATGATGGAGTGGTCCTCAAGGAGCTGCGAGTCACCACGGTAACCGTCAGCGAGGTGTTCATACGCAGGGCCGCACCGGGTCTTCATTATATAAGGCCTGGTACAAAATCAAACCATATAGCACTATCTGTTAGGAACTATCATTGATCTCCACTCACTGCACAGCGTTCATTCACATCGCGACAGAACTGACCACAAGCTGTCCCTCCgttccaatgttccagggagcACAGGATGCTCAAGGTTAATACTCACCTGGCAGCAGTGAAGACAGCACATTGACACTCAATGCCATTGGATCATCACCCAGAGTGATGCCCCCTGCTGGTGAGTGAGAAACAGCTTGgtggaggccattctgcccctcgatcCTACCCTGACATTCAACACCATCATGGCTTTTCTCTCCTGataattattgtatttatttatcCTCCTGCTTTTGACTCTTGATTGTttagtaattttgaaatgttcttAAGTGTCTTTGTctgtgaaaactaatgcaaagtatttatttaaattttatttatttaaatttatttaaatttaaagtatttatttaaattcTCTGCCATTCCCTGGTTCTCGTTATTCTTTCCCTGCTTTTGTTCCCGAAGGGCCCGGTGTCCATTTTCACCCAcgtttcctgttcctgtttttaaaGAAACTCTGACTCTCCTTTACCATATTATTCGTGAATATATCCTCAAAGTTTATAATCTCTTGATTATTTCTCAGTTGATCTTCCTTGTTTTTTAAAAACGTCCCCAATTCCCTGGTTTATCCCCGATCTTTTgatttgatgctatccttaatttCGGGGATAACTGTGATCAGGTTGTTTTGCTGATGTTTAATATCTGAGGCGGTCCCTCCTGTCGGATTGGGAGCAGGATGTCAGACTGAAATTGTTAATCTGTTGAGATTGTGACAGGATAAGGAGTGAACTCGGAAACCCAGCTTCAGGTCAAACCTTTGACCTGCAATTGCCAAGAATCACCCCCCCTCATTCCATGGCCCTCCATCTCTCCCCTTTCCCCTTCATTCCCTGACCCTCCATCTCTCCCCTTTCCCCCTCATTCCATGGCCCTCCATCTCTCCCCTTTCCCCTTCATTCCCTGACCCTCCATCTCTCCCCTTTCCCCTTCATTCCCTGACCCTCCATCTCTCCCCTTTCCCCTTCATTCCCTGACCCTCCAACTCTCCCCTTTCCCCTTCATTCCATGAccctccatctctctgtcttCCCTCTCATTCTCTGACCCTCCCCACCCCGAGACACCTTATCTGCTGATGGATCAATCCTGATGGAGTGGGGGAAGGTTGGATTTGAGCCCTCATGATGCCTGTGTCTATTCCCTGAGGGGGAACGGGGAGGTATTTCTGGTGATAAATTCCTGATTTCTAGAAtaggggtggaagctgagagctctGTGAGATttccaccccccactccccactcccGAGGGCAGTGTTTGGGTTGCACTGGTCAATGACTGTCAGCTCTTCACGGTCCCAAGTTGAAGGTCACCTCCTGCTGTCCATATCTCACTCAGATAATCCCAGATTAAAAATTATCTCAAAAAACAGATACATCTCAGCAGCATGTAGCAGCTCAGATTAATGAAGCACTTTTGGTGTTTTTGccaggtttgtgaaggtttgtagctcaggttgaggtttagggtgtaggtttgctcgctgagctgtaggtttgtaGGTTTGATCTGCTTgtcaaacacagccagaaaccctaaccaccttaccatacatcaaagaagtttcagaaatgacagccagactactaagagccctcggaatcctagtagcacacaaacccaccaacactNNNNNNNNNNNNNNNNNNNNNNNNNNNNNNNNNNNNNNNNNNNNNNNNNNNNNNNNNNNNNNNNNNNNNNNNNNNNNNNNNNNNNNNNNNNNNNNNNNNNNNNNNNNNNNNNNNNNNNNNNNNNNNNNNNNNNNNNNNNNNNNNNNNNNNNNNNNNNNNNNNNNNNNNNNNNNNNNNNNNNNNNNNNNNNNNNNNNNNNNNNNNNNNNNNNNNNNNNNNNNNNNNNNNNNNNNNNNNNNNNNNNNNNNNNNNNNNNNNNNNNNNNNNNNNNNNNNNNNNNNNNNNNNNNNNNNNNNNNNNNNNNNNNNNNNNNNNNNNNNNNNNNNNNNNNNNNNNNNNNNNNNNNNNNNNNNNNNNNNNNNNNNNNNNNNNNNNNNNNNNNNNNNNNNNNNNNNNNNNNNNNNNNNNNNNNNNNNNNNNNNNNNNNNNNNNNNNNNNNNNNNNNNNNNNNNNNNNNNNNNNNNNNNNNNNNNNNNNNNNNNNNNNNNNNNNNNNNNNNNNNNNNNNNNNNNNNNNNNNNNNNNNNNNNNNNNNNNNNNNNNNNNNNNNNNNNNNNNNNNNNNNNNNNNNNNNNNNNNNNNNNNNNNNNNNNNNNNNNNNNNNNNNNNNNNNNNNNNNNNNNNNNNNNNNNNNNNNNNNNNNNNNNNNNNNNNNNNNNNNNNNNNNNNNNNNNNNNNNNNNNNNNNNNNNNNNNNNNNNNNNNNNNNNNNNNNNNNNNNNNNNNNNNNNNNNNNNNNNNNNNNNNNNNNNNNNNNNNNNNNNNNNNNNNNNNNNNNNNNNNNNNNNNNNNNNNNNNNNNNNNNNNNNNNNNNNNNNNNNNNNNNNNNNNNNNNNNNNNNNNNNNNNNNNNNNNNNNNNNNNNNNNNNNNNNNNNNNNNNNNNNNNNNNNNNNNNNNNNNNNNNNNNNNNNNNNNNNNNNNNNNNNNNNNNNNNNNNNNNNNNNNNNNNNNNNNNNNNNNNNNNNNNNNNNNNNNNNNNNNNNNNNNNNNNNNNNNNNNNNNNNNNNNNNNNNNNNNNNNNNNNNNNNNNNNNNNNNNNNNNNNNNNNNNNNNNNNNNNNNNNNNNNNNNNNNNNNNNNNNNNNNNNNNNNNNNNNNNNNNNNNNNNNNNNNNNNNNNNNNNNNNNNNNNNNNNNNNNNNNNNNNNNNNNNNNNNNNNNNNNNNNNNNNNNNNNNNNNNNNNNNNNNNNNNNNNNNNNNNNNNNNNNNNNNNNNNNNNNNNNNNNNNNNNNNNNNNNNNNNNNNNNNNNNNNNNNNNNNNNNNNNNNNNNNNNNNNNNNNNNNNNNNNNNNNNNNNNNNNNNNNNNNNNNNNNNNNNNNNNNNNNNNNNNNNNNNNNNNNNNNNNNNNNNNNNNNNNNNNNNNNNNNNNNNNNNNNNNNNNNNNNNNNNNNNNNNNNNNNNNNNNNNNNNNNNNNNNNNNNNNNNNNNNNNNNNNNNNNNNNNNNNNNNNNNNNNNNNNNNNNNNNNNNNNNNNNNNNNNNNNNNNNNNNNNNNNNNNNNNNNNNNNNNNNNNNNNNNNNNNNNNNNNNNNNNNNNNNNNNNNNNNNNNNNNNNNNNNNNNNNNNNNNNNNNNNNNNNNNNNNNNNNNNNNNNNNNNNNNNNNNNNNNNNNNNNNNNNNNNNNNNNNNNNNNNNNNNNNNNNNNNNNNNNNNNNNNNNNNNNNNNNNNNNNNNNNNNNNNNNNNNNNNNNNNNNNNNNNNNNNNNNNNNNNNNNNNNNNNNNNNNNNNNNNNNNNNNNNNNNNNNNNNNNNNNNNNNNNNNNNNNNNNNNNNNNNNNNNNNNNNNNNNNNNNNNNNNNNNNNNNNNNNNNNNNNNNNNNNNNNNNNNNNNNNNNNNNNNNNNNNNNNNNNNNNNNNNNNNNNNNNNNNNNNNNNNNNNNNNNNNNNNNNNNNNNNNNNNNNNNNNNNNNNNNNNNNNNNNNNNNNNNNNNNNNNNNNNNNNNNNNNNNNNNNNNNNNNNNNNNNNNNNNNNNNNNNNNNNNNNNNNNNNNNNNNNNNNNNNNNNNNNNNNNNNNNNNNNNNNNNNNNNNNNNNNNNNNNNNNNNNNNNNNNNNNNNNNNNNNNNNNNNNNNNNNNNNNNNNNNNNNNNNNNNNNNNNNNNNNNNNNNNNNNNNNNNNNNNNNNNNNNNNNNNNNNNNNNNNNNNNNNNNNNNNNNNNNNNNNNNNNNNNNNNNNNNNNNNNNNNNNNNNNNNNNNNNNNNNNNNNNNNNNNNNNNNNNNNNNNNNNNNNNNNNNNNNNNNNNNNNNNNNNNNNNNNNNNNNNNNNNNNNNNNNNNNNNNNNNNNNNNNNNNNNNNNNNNNNNNNNNNNNNNNNNNNNNNNNNNNNNNNNNNNNNNNNNNNNNNNNNNNNNNNNNNNNNNNNNNNNNNNNNNNNNNNNNNNNNNNNNNNNNNNNNNNNNNNNNNNNNNNNNNNNNNNNNNNNNNNNNNNNNNNNNNNNNNNNNNNNNNNNNNNNNNNNNNNNNNNNNNNNNNNNNNNNNNNNNNNNNNNNNNNNNNNNNNNNNNNNNNNNNNNNNNNNNNNNNNNNNNNNNNNNNNNNNNNNNNNNNNNNNNNNNNNNNNNNNNNNNNNNNNNNNNNNNNNNNNNNNNNNNNNNNNNNNNNNNNNNNNNNNNNNNNNNNNNNNNNNNNNNNNNNNNNNNNNNNNNNNNNNNNNNNNNNNNNNNNNNNNNNNNNNNNNNNNNNNNNNNNNNNNNNNNNNNNNNNNNNNNNNNNNNNNNNNNNNNNNNNNNNNNNNNNNNNNNNNNNNNNNNNNNNNNNNNNNNNNNNNNNNNNNNNNNNNNNNNNNNNNNNNNNNNNNNNNNNNNNNNNNNNNNNNNNNNNNNNNNNNNNNNNNNNNNNNNNNNNNNNNNNNNNNNNNNNNNNNNNNNNNNNNNNNNNNNNNNNNNNNNNNNNNNNNNNNNNNNNNNNNNNNNNNNNNNNNNNNNNNNNNNNNNNNNNNNNNNNNNNNNNNNNNNNNNNNNNNNNNNNNNNNNNNNNNNNNNNNNNNNNNNNNNNNNNNNNNNNNNNNNNNNNNNNNNNNNNNNNNNNNNNNNNNNNNNNNNNNNNNNNNNNNNNNNNNNNNNNNNNNNNNNNNNNNNNNNNNNNNNNNNNNNNNNNNNNNNNNNNNNNNNNNNNNNNNNNNNNNNNNNNNNNNNNNNNNNNNNNNNNNNNNNNNNNNN
This region includes:
- the LOC122562842 gene encoding pleckstrin homology domain-containing family A member 7-like isoform X1; translated protein: MPSYAISVVGPQDRITRKFTFKAEHPGMRTYYFSADTQEDMNGWIRALSQSARVESNQINITSKHLPQEQRYYSFEDFTNSSLLQDQENRHSSESLEVAVFSGPRQQLGSLSERKLQHSPPPQVHAVPPPTPTSGLQDTGLPLDGLSRPGDDHLDPELRAPLSHVEEWVLSQKEKLPEAQQDQPYIMKTRCGPAYEHLADGYRGDSQLLEDHSIMVSLGSGVRQQSPRGHYLNEEQGKGLQPESDSPLRFQQSSVLPSNSPDLISSRSIKSLRSNSLPVTSDTPRYHVLRRSHTPDDQYVILMEGLHSRRCNETPPERTSQRPMDKAPASQSSPISGKPPVPFPRSSQRTQSPSERSQEDMALPPRSSRTLSRPHTPVGRIDILPTPQTAPVVRSSYLPIPGQFMGPHSLPVSISLLPTEEQPGEYYISARARAQTLSRSYSRPQTPSDQFDILPSEEHYSFFLNKAQSPLRRQERSSTPFERMTVIPREELHFEGSSVTLPSRYSRNNRPHTPVERLTVLPGKEHHETPVSKRSILGTWEHFTCQSRCFPLSPFHSSRTDRARSLARKSGIGSTFTRLPPRLPSTPGTSSSPQGLVVKRLSTSSSVHREYTLEPVKMTETPVDLLLTRLCGQDRMLQALVNEATQLQSEKEKLEGVWEETRCQMMDFERHPDVVEQLTFQQKLLQEDLIQIRGRLCDLSAVITTESGGEFQEGDKILTLSFLLSA
- the LOC122562842 gene encoding pleckstrin homology domain-containing family A member 7-like isoform X2; the encoded protein is MPSYAISVVGPQDRITRKFTFKAEHPGMRTYYFSADTQEDMNGWIRALSQSARVESNQINITSKHLPQEQRYYSFEDFTNSSLLQDQENRHSSESLEVAVFSGPRQQLGSLSERKLQHSPPPQVHAVPPPTPTSGLQDTGLPLDGLSRPGDDHLDPELRAPLSHVEEWVLSQKEKLPEAQQDQPYIMKTRCGPAYEHLADGYRGDSQLLEDHSIMVSLGSGVRQQSPRGHYLNEEQGKGLQPESDSPLRFQQSSVLPSNSPDLISSRSIKSLRSNSLPVTSDTPRYHVLRRSHTPDDQYVILMEGLHSRRCNETPPERTSQRPMDKAPASQSSPISGKPPVPFPRSSQRTQSPSERSQEDMALPPRSSRTLSRPHTPVGRIDILPTPQTAPVVRSSYLPIPGQFMGPHSLPVSISLLPTEEQPGEYYISARARAQTLSRSYSRPQTPSDQFDILPSEEHYSFFLNKAQSPLRRQERSSTPFERMTVIPREELHFEGSSVTLPSRYSRNNRPHTPVERLTVLPGKEHHETPVSKRSILGTWGIGSTFTRLPPRLPSTPGTSSSPQGLVVKRLSTSSSVHREYTLEPVKMTETPVDLLLTRLCGQDRMLQALVNEATQLQSEKEKLEGVWEETRCQMMDFERHPDVVEQLTFQQKLLQEDLIQIRGRLCDLSAVITTESGGEFQEGDKILTLSFLLSA